A genomic region of Desulforamulus hydrothermalis Lam5 = DSM 18033 contains the following coding sequences:
- a CDS encoding N-acetylmuramoyl-L-alanine amidase family protein, with the protein MAVIHAVKIKKRYLIGCLVLLALAVNIYKLTGLKTEERHIAALSYVLANKIIVVDPGHGGRDPGKIGVSGVPEKDINLAVAKRLATLLGEMGAAVILTRDSDMDLCDNTISGNKKRQDLNRRAEIANQREADLFISIHCNGFTSPREHGAQVFSQPGSEESKRLAESIQAAMTDILGNTARKAKQVDYYVTRTTKMPAAIVEIGFVTNPKEDRLLQEPLYQSKVAWSIAAGLIKYYEAKQKELDPQEKEILQTFQRQPGSYIPAP; encoded by the coding sequence TTGGCTGTCATCCATGCGGTTAAAATAAAAAAAAGGTACCTCATTGGCTGTCTCGTCCTGCTGGCCCTGGCGGTTAATATATACAAGCTGACCGGCCTGAAAACTGAAGAGCGGCACATAGCAGCCTTATCATATGTGCTGGCTAACAAAATCATTGTGGTTGACCCGGGTCATGGCGGCAGAGATCCCGGCAAAATCGGCGTCAGCGGCGTGCCTGAAAAAGACATTAACCTGGCGGTGGCGAAACGGCTGGCAACTCTTCTGGGCGAAATGGGGGCCGCGGTAATTTTAACCCGGGACAGCGATATGGATTTATGCGATAACACAATAAGCGGGAACAAAAAAAGGCAGGATTTAAACCGGCGGGCAGAAATTGCCAACCAGAGGGAGGCCGACCTGTTTATCAGCATCCATTGCAATGGCTTCACCAGCCCCCGGGAACATGGAGCCCAGGTATTTTCGCAGCCCGGCTCAGAGGAAAGCAAGCGGCTGGCCGAAAGCATTCAGGCGGCGATGACGGATATTTTAGGCAATACTGCCCGCAAAGCCAAGCAAGTGGACTACTATGTCACGAGAACCACTAAAATGCCGGCGGCCATTGTGGAAATTGGTTTTGTTACCAACCCGAAGGAAGACCGGCTGCTGCAGGAGCCCCTGTACCAGAGCAAGGTGGCCTGGAGCATTGCAGCCGGCCTGATCAAATACTATGAAGCCAAACAAAAGGAATTGGACCCTCAAGAAAAAGAAATATTGCAAACCTTTCAACGGCAGCCGGGCAGCTATATACCGGCGCCCTGA
- a CDS encoding aminotransferase class V-fold PLP-dependent enzyme: MIYFDTAATSWPKPPEVWQAMEHFIREVGASPGRAGHQQTVEANRIVDETRQLLADLFNVADHHRIIFTLNATDSLNLAIKGLLRAGDHVITSSMEHNSVTRPLHTLEFYGVQVTKIQCDKQGHIDVNKMAEAIQPNTRAIILTHASNVTGTIMPVEEAGRLAARHNIHFILDAAQTAGLLDIDVKKLNISLLAFPGHKGLLGPQGTGGLYIREDVELMTLREGGTGSGSETPYQPNLMPEKYESGTLNAVGIAGLGAGLKFLRKKGMANIREHELQLTRRFLEGAAGIAGLQVYGPTELARRVPVVSFRIDGYKAGQVGERLDKEYNIACRAGLHCAPDAHRTLGTFEEKLVRFSFSYYNTPEEVDYALAALRQIAAASPLKVLPV; the protein is encoded by the coding sequence ATGATTTATTTTGATACGGCTGCCACTTCCTGGCCTAAGCCGCCGGAAGTCTGGCAGGCAATGGAGCATTTTATCAGAGAAGTGGGAGCCAGCCCCGGCCGGGCCGGCCACCAACAAACCGTCGAGGCCAACCGCATTGTGGATGAAACCAGACAGTTACTGGCAGACCTTTTTAATGTAGCTGACCATCATCGCATCATCTTTACCTTAAATGCCACCGACAGTTTAAACCTGGCCATTAAGGGATTGCTGCGGGCGGGCGACCATGTTATTACCAGCTCCATGGAACATAATTCGGTGACCCGCCCCCTCCATACCCTGGAATTTTACGGCGTGCAGGTAACTAAAATACAGTGCGATAAACAGGGCCATATTGACGTGAACAAAATGGCCGAAGCAATCCAACCCAACACCCGGGCCATCATTTTGACTCATGCGTCCAATGTTACCGGCACCATTATGCCGGTGGAAGAAGCAGGGCGGCTGGCTGCCCGGCACAACATTCATTTTATCCTGGATGCGGCCCAAACGGCCGGGCTGTTGGATATTGACGTAAAAAAACTAAACATCAGCTTATTGGCTTTCCCGGGACACAAAGGGTTGCTGGGGCCCCAGGGGACGGGCGGTTTATATATACGGGAAGATGTTGAGTTAATGACCCTGCGGGAAGGGGGTACCGGCAGCGGGTCTGAAACACCCTATCAGCCCAACCTGATGCCGGAAAAATACGAAAGCGGCACCTTAAATGCAGTGGGCATTGCCGGACTGGGAGCTGGGTTAAAATTCTTGCGTAAAAAAGGTATGGCTAACATCAGAGAACACGAACTGCAACTGACCCGGCGCTTCTTAGAGGGAGCCGCCGGCATAGCCGGGCTGCAGGTTTACGGGCCAACAGAGCTGGCCAGGCGGGTGCCGGTGGTTTCCTTCCGCATTGACGGCTATAAAGCCGGGCAAGTGGGAGAACGGCTGGACAAAGAATATAACATTGCCTGCCGGGCCGGTCTGCATTGTGCCCCGGATGCCCACCGCACTCTGGGTACCTTTGAAGAAAAACTGGTGAGGTTTAGTTTTTCTTATTACAACACGCCGGAAGAAGTGGATTATGCCCTGGCTGCCCTGCGGCAAATAGCTGCCGCAAGCCCCCTCAAGGTACTGCCGGTATAA
- a CDS encoding EscU/YscU/HrcU family type III secretion system export apparatus switch protein — MSRQQKKERVAAALRYRHGQDNAPRVVAVGRGELADAIEELARQHNIPLHRDENLARTLVELGLGVEIPRQLYEAVAKVLVHVAALDNKLTQNK; from the coding sequence ATGAGCAGGCAGCAAAAAAAAGAGCGGGTGGCCGCCGCCTTGCGTTACCGTCACGGCCAGGATAACGCCCCCAGGGTGGTGGCAGTGGGCCGGGGCGAGCTGGCCGACGCCATCGAGGAGCTGGCCCGGCAGCACAACATACCCCTGCACCGTGATGAAAATCTGGCCCGTACTTTGGTTGAGCTGGGCCTGGGGGTGGAAATACCCAGGCAGCTTTATGAAGCGGTGGCCAAGGTGTTGGTGCATGTGGCTGCTTTAGACAATAAGCTGACTCAGAACAAATAA
- the amrA gene encoding AmmeMemoRadiSam system protein A, translated as MTVVFCGIMPHPPIAVPAVGGDESAKIAVTRQAMRELGQRLKASGAATLVMISPHAAVFGDAIAINGLPETRGDLGRFGAPQAAVNCRYNKELADEISWQAEDLGLPVAEIDQKIAKRLGVDLSLDHGFTVPLYYLRQAGVDLPLVPCSIGLFAPEKLYAFGVAVQRAARATDTKVAVIASGDLSHRLTPDAPAGFDPVGQQYDRAVQELIKQPDVLGLLALSEDFCERAGQCGHRSITMMLGALDGLAVRSEVLSYEGPFGVGYLVAELVPTGADAARELLPQLQERRQKLLAEQHSRESYPVQVARQSLASYLQGQWQDPAGYRVPPEFAGRAGAFVSFKKNGRLRGCIGTTAPTRPNVVQEVAYNAVSAGTQDPRFYPIRPDELDELTVSVDVLMPPEPVDGLHQLDVKKYGVIVRAGNKSGLLLPDLEGVDTPEQQVAIARQKAGIAPDEEIRLERFAVIRYK; from the coding sequence ATGACGGTGGTATTTTGCGGTATTATGCCCCACCCGCCCATTGCTGTGCCGGCTGTGGGGGGCGACGAGTCAGCTAAGATTGCTGTTACCCGGCAGGCCATGCGGGAGCTGGGACAGCGGCTCAAAGCAAGCGGCGCTGCGACCCTGGTGATGATTTCGCCTCACGCTGCGGTTTTCGGGGATGCCATTGCCATTAACGGATTGCCGGAAACCAGAGGTGATTTGGGACGCTTCGGGGCACCGCAGGCAGCCGTTAACTGCCGTTATAATAAAGAGCTGGCTGACGAAATCAGTTGGCAGGCAGAAGATCTGGGCCTGCCGGTGGCGGAGATTGATCAAAAAATTGCTAAACGGTTGGGGGTAGATTTGAGCCTCGACCATGGATTTACAGTTCCCCTGTATTATTTGCGGCAAGCGGGGGTGGACTTGCCCCTGGTACCTTGTTCCATAGGTTTGTTTGCACCGGAAAAACTGTATGCCTTTGGCGTGGCGGTGCAGCGGGCGGCCCGGGCAACCGACACCAAAGTGGCGGTAATTGCCAGCGGCGACCTGTCGCACCGCCTGACACCGGATGCGCCGGCAGGTTTTGACCCGGTGGGGCAGCAATATGACCGGGCCGTACAGGAATTGATTAAACAACCGGATGTACTTGGGCTGCTGGCCCTGTCTGAAGATTTTTGCGAGCGAGCCGGCCAGTGCGGCCACCGCTCCATAACCATGATGTTGGGAGCCTTGGACGGATTGGCCGTCCGCAGCGAGGTGCTCTCCTATGAGGGCCCCTTCGGGGTGGGCTACCTGGTGGCCGAACTGGTACCAACCGGCGCTGATGCGGCCAGAGAGCTGCTGCCTCAACTGCAGGAAAGACGGCAAAAATTATTGGCAGAACAGCACAGCAGAGAAAGTTATCCGGTGCAGGTGGCACGGCAAAGTTTAGCCAGTTACCTGCAGGGGCAGTGGCAAGACCCCGCTGGCTATCGGGTACCACCGGAGTTTGCCGGCCGGGCAGGCGCCTTTGTTTCCTTTAAAAAGAACGGACGCCTGCGGGGGTGCATCGGTACCACCGCCCCTACCCGGCCCAACGTGGTGCAAGAAGTGGCTTACAACGCCGTCAGTGCCGGCACCCAGGACCCGCGTTTTTATCCCATCCGCCCGGACGAGCTGGACGAACTGACGGTTTCGGTAGACGTGCTGATGCCGCCGGAACCGGTAGACGGTTTACATCAGCTGGATGTCAAAAAATACGGGGTGATTGTCCGGGCCGGCAATAAAAGCGGGCTGCTGCTGCCCGACCTGGAGGGGGTTGATACGCCGGAACAGCAGGTTGCGATTGCCCGGCAAAAAGCAGGCATTGCACCTGATGAGGAGATTCGCCTGGAAAGGTTTGCCGTAATCAGATACAAATAA
- the amrS gene encoding AmmeMemoRadiSam system radical SAM enzyme — translation MQEAMYWQQLDDNVVFCRLCPKGCRIREGHRGYCRVRENRHGSLYTLNYGRVAAYAMDPMEKKPLYHFYPGSLIFSLGTVGCNLRCGFCQNWQIAQGDPPTCQLTPRQAVELALQQKQRGLPCVGIAYTYSEPLMWYEYVYDTARLAKQAGLQNVLVTNGYVRQEPLKQLLPCIDAMNIDVKGFTEEYYHRSCRGQLAPVLETVATARQYCHVEITTLLVPGLNDNEADLQRLVDWLADLDPDIPLHFSRYFPNYQFDLPPTPPATMRRAYELARTRLNYVFLGNLGEAQYQHTYCPRCRNLLVQRNGYQTNKVGLAGQACRQCGEPIKIIC, via the coding sequence ATGCAGGAAGCTATGTATTGGCAGCAACTGGATGACAATGTTGTTTTTTGCCGGCTGTGCCCTAAGGGCTGCCGCATCAGGGAAGGGCACCGGGGGTACTGCCGGGTCAGGGAAAACCGGCATGGCAGCTTATATACTCTGAATTACGGCAGGGTTGCCGCTTATGCCATGGATCCTATGGAGAAGAAACCCCTGTATCACTTTTATCCCGGCAGCCTGATCTTTTCCCTGGGAACCGTGGGCTGCAACCTGCGCTGCGGCTTTTGCCAGAACTGGCAAATTGCCCAGGGCGACCCGCCCACCTGTCAACTGACTCCACGGCAGGCGGTGGAGTTGGCCCTGCAGCAAAAGCAGCGGGGACTGCCCTGTGTGGGCATTGCTTACACCTACTCAGAACCCCTGATGTGGTATGAATATGTTTACGATACCGCCCGGCTGGCCAAACAAGCGGGCCTGCAAAATGTGCTGGTAACCAACGGCTATGTGCGGCAGGAACCGTTAAAGCAGCTGCTGCCCTGTATTGATGCCATGAATATTGATGTTAAAGGGTTTACGGAGGAATATTACCACCGCAGCTGCCGGGGGCAGTTGGCGCCTGTGCTGGAAACGGTGGCAACCGCCCGGCAGTATTGCCATGTGGAGATTACCACCTTGCTGGTACCCGGCCTTAATGATAACGAAGCAGACCTGCAGCGGCTGGTGGATTGGCTGGCCGATCTGGACCCGGATATACCCTTGCATTTTTCCCGCTACTTTCCCAACTACCAATTTGATCTGCCGCCCACCCCGCCGGCCACCATGCGGCGGGCTTACGAGCTGGCCCGGACCAGGTTAAATTATGTTTTCCTGGGCAACCTGGGGGAAGCCCAATACCAGCACACATATTGCCCCCGGTGCCGGAACCTGCTGGTACAAAGAAACGGCTATCAAACCAACAAGGTGGGCCTGGCGGGACAGGCCTGCCGGCAGTGCGGAGAGCCAATTAAGATAATTTGCTAA
- the argC gene encoding N-acetyl-gamma-glutamyl-phosphate reductase, which produces MIKVGVVGATGYAGAELVRLLAGHPEVEIAVLTSQSYAGQKMWEVFPHLYGIVDKTLETLNIPELMARCEVIFTALPHGHAMTVGQEVMRRGRRLIDLGADFRLKDVDVYQSWYKTEHTAAVLVASAVYGLPELYREDIKDSVIVANPGCYPTSAILGLAPLLANKLIDTDTVIIDSKSGVSGAGRGLSLKTHFSETTENFQAYGVATHRHTPEIEQELSALAGVPVVVNFTPHLTPMVRGILSTMYAKLSVDLNVQELTDIYRSFYQNERFIRVLPPGRYPTTKGVAGSNYCDLSVTVDPRTKRVIVLAAIDNLLKGAAGQAVQNLNVMYGLPEDTGLNFAGMYP; this is translated from the coding sequence ATGATTAAGGTAGGAGTGGTGGGGGCAACGGGTTATGCCGGGGCGGAATTAGTTCGCTTGCTGGCCGGGCACCCGGAAGTGGAAATAGCCGTCCTGACATCCCAGAGTTATGCCGGACAAAAAATGTGGGAGGTTTTTCCCCATTTATACGGTATCGTGGATAAAACCTTGGAAACGTTAAATATTCCCGAACTGATGGCCCGCTGCGAGGTAATATTTACCGCCCTGCCCCACGGCCATGCCATGACCGTCGGCCAGGAAGTAATGCGCCGGGGCCGGCGGCTGATTGACCTGGGGGCGGATTTTCGCCTAAAAGACGTGGATGTTTATCAGTCCTGGTATAAAACAGAGCATACCGCTGCGGTGCTGGTGGCATCAGCGGTTTACGGGCTGCCGGAACTGTACCGGGAAGACATTAAGGACAGTGTCATTGTGGCCAACCCGGGCTGTTATCCCACCAGTGCCATTTTGGGCTTAGCACCCCTGCTGGCTAATAAATTAATTGACACAGATACCGTCATTATTGACTCCAAATCAGGCGTTTCGGGAGCCGGCCGGGGCTTAAGCCTGAAAACCCATTTTTCTGAAACCACTGAGAATTTTCAGGCCTACGGGGTGGCTACCCACCGCCACACGCCGGAAATTGAGCAGGAGCTGTCGGCCCTGGCCGGCGTGCCGGTGGTGGTGAACTTCACGCCGCACCTAACTCCCATGGTGCGGGGCATCCTAAGCACCATGTACGCCAAACTGTCGGTAGACCTCAATGTACAAGAGCTGACCGATATCTACCGCAGCTTTTATCAAAACGAAAGGTTTATCAGAGTGTTGCCGCCGGGCCGCTATCCCACCACCAAGGGTGTGGCCGGTTCCAATTACTGCGACCTGTCAGTCACCGTAGACCCGCGGACTAAACGAGTAATTGTGCTGGCAGCCATTGACAACTTGCTGAAAGGAGCAGCCGGGCAGGCGGTGCAGAATCTCAATGTTATGTATGGCTTACCGGAAGATACCGGGTTAAATTTCGCAGGCATGTATCCCTAG
- the argJ gene encoding bifunctional glutamate N-acetyltransferase/amino-acid acetyltransferase ArgJ yields the protein MINAGAYQPVPGGVTAARGFLAGGAAAGLKKNGQLDLALIYSSTPARAAGVYTTNLVQAAPLVLTRRRVAAGTARAVIINAGNANACTGARGLSDAAAMAGAAAAALDIEEQQVLVASTGVIGVPLPVEKIAAAVPALAASLSPENHSRAARAIMTTDLVAKEYAVQVALANRTITIGGMAKGSGMIHPNMATMLCFITTDANIGSQALQAALKQAVDDSFNMITVDGDTSTNDMVLALANGQAANPEIMPDTDDFRLFYGGLLEVCSCLAKMIARDGEGATRLIEVTVTGAPTVQDARLAARAVAGSNLFKAAVFGQDANWGRILCAVGYSGANFRPDRVDIYIGDVQVAGNGGALDFAEERAAAMLKQDPVTVRVDLKCGAHRATAWGCDLTYDYVRINGSYRT from the coding sequence ATGATTAATGCAGGAGCATATCAACCTGTACCGGGCGGCGTAACGGCAGCCCGGGGCTTTCTGGCCGGCGGGGCAGCTGCCGGGCTTAAGAAAAACGGCCAATTGGATCTGGCCTTAATTTATTCAAGCACCCCTGCCCGGGCAGCCGGGGTGTATACCACTAACCTGGTACAAGCCGCCCCGCTGGTATTAACCCGCCGGAGGGTTGCCGCAGGCACCGCCCGGGCGGTGATTATCAATGCCGGCAACGCCAACGCCTGCACCGGTGCCAGGGGGCTGTCGGATGCGGCCGCCATGGCCGGTGCTGCTGCTGCTGCCCTGGATATTGAGGAACAGCAGGTGCTGGTGGCCTCCACCGGCGTAATCGGCGTACCGCTGCCGGTAGAAAAAATTGCCGCTGCCGTACCGGCTTTGGCGGCTTCCCTCAGCCCGGAAAACCATAGCCGGGCAGCCCGGGCCATCATGACCACTGATCTGGTAGCCAAAGAATATGCGGTACAAGTGGCGCTGGCCAACCGGACAATTACCATCGGGGGTATGGCTAAAGGGTCCGGCATGATTCATCCAAACATGGCCACCATGTTGTGCTTTATCACCACCGATGCGAACATCGGCAGCCAGGCCCTGCAGGCCGCTCTAAAACAGGCAGTGGATGATTCCTTTAACATGATAACGGTGGACGGTGATACCAGCACCAATGACATGGTGCTGGCCCTGGCCAACGGCCAGGCGGCTAATCCGGAGATTATGCCGGATACCGATGATTTCCGACTGTTCTATGGAGGGCTGCTGGAGGTATGCAGCTGCCTGGCGAAAATGATTGCCCGGGATGGCGAGGGGGCCACCCGGCTGATTGAAGTAACCGTTACCGGTGCGCCCACGGTTCAAGACGCCCGGTTGGCGGCCCGGGCGGTGGCCGGTTCCAACCTGTTTAAGGCAGCGGTGTTCGGCCAGGATGCCAACTGGGGGCGCATCCTGTGCGCCGTAGGTTATTCCGGTGCCAACTTCCGTCCGGACCGGGTAGATATTTATATTGGCGATGTCCAGGTGGCCGGCAACGGCGGGGCGCTGGATTTTGCTGAAGAACGTGCGGCAGCCATGCTCAAACAAGACCCGGTAACCGTGCGGGTGGATTTAAAATGCGGCGCGCACCGTGCCACAGCCTGGGGTTGCGATCTTACCTATGATTATGTGCGCATAAACGGCAGCTACCGGACATAA
- the argB gene encoding acetylglutamate kinase — protein sequence MLTALEKAEILVEALPYIKKFSGKTIVIKYGGHAMINSRLKQAVMTDLVLMKYVGINPVVVHGGGPAITGMLQKLGIESRFVNGLRVTDASTMEVVEMVLGKLNKEIVALLNRLGGRGVGLSGKDANLIIAAKKLGKDRQDMGFVGQVAQVNPQLIETVVKEGYIPVIAPVGSGPAGESYNINADTVAGAVATALQADKLIILTDVEGILADRSDQTSLLSTIKVEEIPALIERGIIQGGMIPKVECCVNAIKGGVTTTHILDGRVPHAILLEVFTDKGIGTMVVGDK from the coding sequence ATGTTAACCGCGCTGGAAAAAGCAGAAATTCTGGTGGAGGCTTTACCATATATTAAAAAATTCTCCGGCAAAACCATTGTTATCAAGTACGGCGGCCATGCCATGATCAACAGCCGGCTAAAACAGGCCGTGATGACCGACCTGGTGTTAATGAAATATGTGGGCATTAACCCGGTGGTGGTGCACGGGGGCGGCCCGGCCATTACCGGCATGTTGCAAAAACTTGGCATTGAATCCAGGTTTGTTAACGGCCTGCGGGTCACCGATGCTTCCACCATGGAAGTGGTGGAGATGGTACTGGGCAAGCTGAACAAAGAAATTGTTGCCCTGCTTAACCGGCTGGGGGGCCGGGGGGTAGGGTTGTCGGGCAAGGATGCCAATTTAATTATAGCCGCAAAAAAACTGGGCAAAGACAGGCAGGACATGGGCTTTGTAGGGCAGGTGGCGCAAGTTAACCCGCAGCTCATCGAAACGGTTGTAAAGGAGGGCTACATCCCGGTGATTGCCCCGGTGGGCAGCGGCCCGGCCGGCGAAAGCTACAACATCAACGCCGATACGGTGGCGGGCGCCGTCGCCACCGCCCTGCAGGCCGACAAGCTGATTATCTTAACAGATGTTGAAGGTATTCTGGCGGATCGCAGCGATCAAACATCCCTGCTGTCAACCATCAAAGTGGAAGAAATACCGGCACTGATTGAGCGGGGCATTATCCAGGGGGGAATGATTCCCAAGGTGGAGTGCTGCGTCAACGCTATCAAGGGCGGGGTCACCACCACCCACATTTTGGACGGCCGGGTGCCCCATGCCATATTGCTGGAGGTATTTACAGATAAAGGCATTGGCACCATGGTTGTCGGCGATAAGTGA
- a CDS encoding acetylornithine transaminase yields the protein MNNQEIAALGQQYVMHTYGRLPIALVKGEGCRVWDADGKEYLDFVGGLAVNSLGHAHPAVAAAICRQAGTMLHCSNLYWIEPQVKLAQLLAENSCADKVFFCNSGAEANEGAIKLARKYAKLNLGPDKYEIITATNSFHGRTLATVTATGQTKYQKGFDPLPQGFRYVPFNDLAALAQSIGPHTCAVMLEPVQGEGGVIPARPDYLAGVAQLCKEKGLLLIFDEVQCGLGRTGKLFAYQHYQVEPDIITLAKALGGGFPVGAMLAKDRVAAAFQPGDHASTFGGNPLACTAALAAVTTIIQDGLPEKANSTGAYLANRLQELARRYSYVKEVRGLGLMLGMELTVEGKEIVARCQEQGLLINCTNGNVLRFLPPLTVSRQEADQAMAILEQAMAAG from the coding sequence ATGAATAATCAAGAGATTGCTGCTTTGGGGCAACAGTATGTAATGCATACATACGGACGGCTGCCCATAGCCCTGGTAAAAGGGGAAGGCTGCCGGGTTTGGGATGCCGACGGCAAGGAGTATCTGGATTTTGTGGGGGGTCTGGCGGTAAATTCCCTGGGCCATGCCCACCCTGCAGTGGCGGCGGCCATCTGCCGGCAGGCCGGTACCATGCTGCATTGTTCAAACCTTTACTGGATTGAGCCCCAGGTAAAGTTGGCCCAATTGCTGGCAGAAAACTCCTGTGCCGACAAGGTATTTTTCTGCAACAGCGGGGCGGAAGCCAACGAAGGAGCCATCAAACTGGCCCGCAAGTATGCCAAATTAAACCTGGGGCCGGATAAATATGAAATTATTACTGCCACCAACTCTTTCCACGGGCGCACCCTGGCGACCGTTACGGCCACCGGCCAGACCAAATACCAAAAGGGTTTTGACCCGCTGCCGCAGGGGTTTCGCTATGTGCCCTTTAACGACCTGGCAGCACTGGCACAAAGCATTGGCCCCCACACCTGCGCGGTGATGCTGGAACCGGTGCAGGGCGAAGGAGGCGTTATACCGGCCCGACCGGACTACCTGGCGGGAGTGGCGCAATTATGCAAAGAAAAGGGGCTGCTGCTGATTTTTGACGAAGTGCAATGCGGCCTGGGCCGTACCGGCAAGCTGTTTGCTTACCAACACTACCAGGTGGAACCGGATATCATAACACTGGCCAAGGCCCTGGGCGGCGGTTTCCCGGTCGGTGCCATGCTGGCCAAAGACCGGGTGGCGGCAGCCTTTCAGCCGGGGGATCATGCCAGCACCTTTGGCGGCAACCCTCTGGCCTGCACAGCCGCCCTGGCAGCCGTGACAACCATTATACAAGACGGGCTGCCGGAAAAAGCCAACAGCACAGGGGCCTACCTGGCCAACCGCTTGCAGGAACTGGCCCGCCGGTACAGCTATGTTAAAGAAGTGCGGGGCCTGGGCTTAATGCTGGGTATGGAATTGACTGTCGAAGGCAAGGAGATTGTGGCCCGCTGCCAGGAGCAGGGTTTACTGATTAACTGTACTAACGGCAATGTGCTGCGGTTTTTGCCGCCGCTGACGGTCAGCCGCCAGGAAGCGGATCAGGCGATGGCAATACTGGAGCAAGCGATGGCTGCCGGATAA